The sequence CGTAAAATTTACTTTTCCATAAACTATTTCAATCATATCTAAACCATCAAAATAATTTTTTATAAAAGGAGCCTGCGTTTCTGTTGAGTGTTCATAATGTGCATCTTCTAAAAAGTTTAAAAAATCATATTTTTCTTTTAATTCTAAAGAATACTCCTTGTCAATTTTTATATTCCCTAAAGGAGTTTCATATTCATCATATAAAGCAATAGATGCTCCTTCTAAATATACTTTATGAGAAGGACCTATTACTATTACACGTTTAAATTTTTCTTTCGAAGATAAATTAAAAGCTAAATTTGCAGTAAACCCACTGTAAATATATCCTGCATGGGGAGAGATTATTGCTCTTGGAGTTATATCAAGATTATCCACTGTAAAACTGTTATTAAAATGCTCTATATATTTTTTTATCTCTTTTTCATTATCTGGATAAAAACTTCCACTTACTACAGCTCTTCTCATTTCCATATTATCTCCTTCTAGTTCTTCCAAAAAATACCATCAATTTTTGTATGACAATTTGAACAAGTATCATTTTTTAGACTATAAGATTTTACATTAAAGTATTCTCTTGAAATCATACTTTCTTCACAATTAGGGCAAAGAGTATTGTTTTCATAACCAATATTTCCAATATATACATACTTTAAACCTTCAGCTTTTGCAATATCATGTGCAAGTTTTAAACTTTCAAAAGATGTTCTTGGTAGATTCAACTCTTTATAATCAGGATGAAAAGCTGATATATGCCAAGGTACATTTACTCCTAAATTTTCTTTTATCCATTTTACAATCTTTGTTAACTCTTCAGTACTATCATTTTTTGTAGGGACTATCAAAGTTGTAATTTCAATCCATATACCATTTTTTTGTAAATGTATTAAGTTATTAAGTACTTGATTTAAATTTCCACCAAGTTTTGTTTTATAATATTTTTCATCAAAAGATTTTAAGTCCACATCTATTGCATCAATAACACCTTTCATATCATCTATTACTTCACTACTTTCAAAACCATTACTTACAAAAATAGATTTAATTCCATATTTTTTTGCTTCAACTGCTATATCTTTTGCAAAAGGATAAAAAATCGTTGGTTCATTGTAAGTATAAGAAATTGAAGCACATTTTTTTTCTCTTGCAATATCTACAACTCTTTTAGGGCTTGTAAAATT comes from Arcobacter sp. LA11 and encodes:
- the amrS gene encoding AmmeMemoRadiSam system radical SAM enzyme, translated to MVYHKESNDNKLTCLLCSYYCDLKDGQIGVCGVNKHVGDKIECLVYGHISAFNIDPIEKKPLYHFLPKSKSLSLGTVGCNFHCNFCQNHGISQEKKIDKSNFTSPKRVVDIAREKKCASISYTYNEPTIFYPFAKDIAVEAKKYGIKSIFVSNGFESSEVIDDMKGVIDAIDVDLKSFDEKYYKTKLGGNLNQVLNNLIHLQKNGIWIEITTLIVPTKNDSTEELTKIVKWIKENLGVNVPWHISAFHPDYKELNLPRTSFESLKLAHDIAKAEGLKYVYIGNIGYENNTLCPNCEESMISREYFNVKSYSLKNDTCSNCHTKIDGIFWKN
- the amrB gene encoding AmmeMemoRadiSam system protein B; this translates as MEMRRAVVSGSFYPDNEKEIKKYIEHFNNSFTVDNLDITPRAIISPHAGYIYSGFTANLAFNLSSKEKFKRVIVIGPSHKVYLEGASIALYDEYETPLGNIKIDKEYSLELKEKYDFLNFLEDAHYEHSTETQAPFIKNYFDGLDMIEIVYGKVNFTQLSKLIDELLLNRDNFVVISTDLSHFYTLEEAKKLDNICLNAIVKKDLNLFDKGCEACGLTGVKAMIQSSLKNNLKTSVLHYCTSFDRTKDNNRVVGYTSVLIGE